ATAAATAACATTTCTAAATAACATTAAGAACTTATGAAACAAACTTCTGAACCCTGGAAATGCTTTGCTATCTTCTCATAGCcctcacttgttttttttttttagaattaatTAGTTTAACTTTCAGACTGAgagacagctgcttagaggaagCAATCTCTTGATTGTTGGGTCAAGGTTTAAGGAGTCATTTATAAAGCCTTGAAATTCGCATCATCTGGCCTTTTCTAACGATGACTGTGAACAAGTCATAGTCCTAACACGTTAATTACGGTCTAATACAAATATGAAATCTTTTGTTTAACTTTtgttataaaattataataaaacactaatcttgcttaaatattaagaaaataatGTTTCATCATTAACTTTGGACATTAAATTGTTGTCTACTCACTTTACTATTCATACTAACTaaaattttgaccaggggtgcccaagcttttgcatgccactgtatatcaTCCACTTACTATTCCATATCTATACTTCCCTATCAATCATTGTATCTTTCTTCTTCACAACAGCTCTTTAATAtctcctttcctttctctccttcATCCTGAAAATGTCCTCACTGTGTATATTGTTCTCTCACCATGGGTTTGCGCCCAGGTCTGCAGGATGCAGTGCTTCTCTTCTGCACTGTACACCAGTGAGTCTGGGTGCAGCTCCAGCACATGGCTCTTGATGTGGTCCAGGTGAAGCGATGGCAGCGGGCAGCCGCACACCATGCAGACCAGCCGGCCCGCCTCCGCCTGGTACTCCATCAGGAACTCCTGCCGAAACCATGCGTGCAGAGAGTCGTTTAGGTAGCGCTCCAGCATCTGTGCAGATGGACCCTGAGGCTCTTGGACTGATGAGGCTGGTGGAGAGGCACTCGCTTTGTTGACTTTTGGCTGAGGCTGACGCTTACTCGTCTCAGCACTGCTGGGCTTGCCTGAGGGTGGAAAGAGAATAGATCAGAAGCATCTAAGTATAGGGTCCAACTATAAACCTATAATGAGCTGCGTTGGGAATATGTTGACACATTAGAAGAGAGATTTCCAACCTCAACTAAATTAGCAAGGGCTCTGGGCAGAATCGACTCTGAAAGCTTAAAAATTGCCCCAATTCTGTCAAAAATGCCATGTGTCCAttctttttgtgttttctgttttaggCGATTTACTGAGATGGCACATGAAATGCAGTTTTAATGGCTGACATATCAGACCatgaaatattgaataaaacagGCCTCAATTAATTTCTGTTGTGGCCGGACGTTTTCATATACATGGACGAacatcatggcaatattgggctttcagtgatttctttgaacttAGAATTTGAACTGAGAATATGCATCCTTTGTAGAAACCAAACAAGAATTTGGTGCTCACGTGTTTTTGGGACAAAGTTCAGGGTCAATCAGGGtcacaaatatacatacacccatttagattattaattcaacaaATGGTTGAATTCTCTGTGCCCGCATAAAAGAGTTTTTTGACAGCAATCAATCATCAGTACAACCAATTGTACATGGGTACAAGTTATGGGAATGTGCAGTCACTATGCAGTGGTctggaaaaagacagaaactgtcaccctcagctgaaaggaaattggttcagatggtcaggaacaacccaagaaccaccaaggcacaaGCATGAACTGGAAACTGCTgaaacaccagtgtcactgtctacagtcaagggAGTTTTACATCGCCATGGACTGAGAGCCCGCCCctagaaaaaaaacccagatcCAACTACAAGCTtgactaaagtttgcagctggAAAATATGTGGTCAAGGTGTTAATTAGTTGTTAATTAGATGGTCAGCTGCACCACTTGTGCATTCCAGTGTtctaggaccagggttgggaaccactgcatTAGAATATATAATCATCAAAACCTGTAGAGTGCTTAGCACAGTCGAGCGTCTCCTCCGGCTCTGCAGCAACGGCTGGGTCTGAGCAGAAAGGTCTCTGGCTTTTCTCCAGGTTCAGATGGCTCTCCCAACCTGAGCGGATCACCTCCTTATCAGATGCACTCCAGAGCAAGGAGTCAGGATGCTTTTGCCTAATATGCCTCTTAATAGTGCTCAGTTTTAGTGTGGCCAGCGAACTCCCACACACCATGCAGATCATACCATGCCTTCTGGGGTCAAAGTCCATCAGATATTCACTACGCCAGTACTCATGGTAGTAGCGGCGGTGGTCTCGGCCAGGGATTCGGCTGTGGCCGGGACGTGATGCCCGTTCGGGTTTGGCTGGGGTGGGTTTCTGTCCAGATGGGCCAGGTATAGGGGACAGGAGGAAGGGGGAATTGGGGCTTTCAGAGATGCTCCAGTAGCTTGTTCCAGGAGAGCACGCGGGAGGGACAAGACCGGCTTGACTGTCATCTCCAATGTGTCCATTGGTCATGTCGTCTTCACCTGAAACAGAAGAAAGGCAAGCCTTTAGGAGCTAGAAATTACCTAGATGTGATAATAACATTGGACAGATTAACACACAAGGAGGGGGACACTAACTGCCAATTTTGTAATGTCAGCCCGTGCTTGATAGCGTCATACTGAGTAATTGGGGGAGAGGGCGGACCATACAATTATGCCACGAATGGCTTCTAATGAAATGCCCATTGCCCCAAACATATGTGATTGACAGAGACCAAGTCCATTAGTCCTGAGGCCGTTTGCCTCAGATGTTTTAGCATACTGACCCTCCTTTAACACAATGGAGCAGGTCAGGATTATGTGGCAGCTTGTGCTGATGAACTTGTAACTGACTAAAATTCAGGACACACATCTCCAGAAATCTTTCCAGACTCCTTTGCTGATTACTCACATGGCAGGAATATGTTCATAAAGAGCAGAAAAATAACCAGAATTAAGCAAAGCACATTCTTTTCACTAGACTCATAAGCTGTCTGGAATTGATATATGGGCGGCTTCTGGGAGGCTGAACTTGCGTCAGAGGAACTGTAGGCCAGGGTTCATCAAACGTGTGGGGCCGGAGTCCAGCAGTTTAGAGGTTTTGCTACTCAAATACATCAGGTAATTACTAGGGTTAGTTGCTGTGTTTAAGCAGCAAAATCCATGTGCATGTGTGGACTCGTGTGGAATTCATGGCCCCTGCTGTAAGCCAACAGGCCCAGAAGGAAAACACCAAAACATTTAGGGAAACATTAGAATTTTCCTAATTATTAAAAGCTGAACGTGCCCCACAATGGAAATtggaaatacatttttttcagCATAGTTAAATATTAAGAGTTttgtacatggaagtgacatagaATGATCCTCAAACACTGTCGTCTCCTCTGTGAAAGGTAAATTCAGCATaatcaaaatgtaattttctaaGACAATCTTATGTAATATGTTCATCAGGAACACTAGGCTAGATACTGGAAAATATGCAACCTTGGGTCACTATGTGAATCAGTCCTCATAACTGTGGTTTTGTTTATGCCTGGGTCTGCTGGGTGCGACAAAATCAAAGCCAAGGACGCGAGCGGTAGACTAGCTAACCCTAGCAGACTGGCTGTACCACCTCTTCAtctagctaactgcacactaCACCATCAGGACAGTAACAAGAttcaggaataattacaaacAATGTGTTCTTGTTACGGTGCTAAAAACTAAGCTATGCTATGTGTGCTATATGCCTTCTGTGTGAGCCACTGTGGTGCAtcactgtaaaccagccaattagAGCAGAGCTTAATGAGGCAGTCTGTCACAGTCTGGTTAAAAATGGGTGTGTAAAAACGCACCTGGGCATTTTTCACCCTGCAGATTACAGCATGAATGCATCCTTTAGCACCTTTAAGATGAAAGCAAGTCGGAGAAATATGGTAGggcagaactgttcacagtggtggtgataatgACCCTAAAAGCTCTGTCacagaaagtcattacatgaatTCTTTATGGCCGTTTTCCAGAACCCAGAAAGGTTTCTCTATATGGACTTAACTTGGCCGTCCATGGTGGAGATGGTGACCAGAGGACATTCCAAGACAAATAGCACCCAAAGAGAACATGTGGTAGATGTTTCAGATCTACCACAACTGTATCGCTGTCGATATTACTTATTAAACCTGCCTCAGGAGCTCCTGGTTCAGTTTTACACAACCATCACAAAGTCTGTCATCACCACATCAACTGGCTCTGCCACCACAAGATAACCGCAAGACCTGCAAAAAAGACCACTTGTGTTAACCTGCCCACCCTGCTCGACCCAAACacctcctgaaaaaaaaaaagcaagcagaGAAAGTCATCACTGACCCAAACGTCTTTCCTTGCACCATCACACTTATAACCACTGCTGCTCATAAGaattgtgtgtgcattttaatacttaatatttaatatttaatcaaaTTTAGTTCACAGatgtatgcatgtgtgaatGCTTACAGctactgtttgtgtttactgtcATGTTAAAAACAAAATCCTTGTATAAACAAACATTCAAGGCCGATTAAGCCTGATTCtgtcacagagacagagacagtgtcCACTCTGTTCGGTTAGCAAATCAAAtggattttgttttttaaagagcAAATCtgactttgggcttaagttTAACAGTCCAACTGAAAACCCCTGCTGTGTCAAACATTCCTCAGGGGCGATCCAGGACCACTGCAATGGAGGGACCATCTTTTTTTCCACAGGGCCACAGCGTGCACACCAGGCGGCCGCTGGGTGGCGCTGCGCGtcgcggcagcagcagcagcatggcACTTCGCCTTTGTTTATAGTGGAGCCCGTGAAGCGAGGGgccatgctgctgctgcctgctgCTATTGTTCCCCACACGGATTAACGCCGCAAACGCAGGGCTCATCGACCCCCGAGGTTCATACCGTAGGCATATACgttcttttcctttttatttatttcaattattatcattatcattattctGCATCAGCCGTCTTTACCTGCCGAGGGCTCCCCTGCTGTCGCCTCCCCTTCCACGGCTCTTATTATTAATGAGAGCGCCTGTGTGTGAGCCTCTGTGCGCTGGGGCTCCGGCTCCTTGggctctttctcctcctccatgCCTGCCTCAGTGCTGCTCCAGCTCGGCCCTCTCCGCTCGGCTCCGGCGCGGGGCTGTCACGAGCGCACAGATTCGCGGAGGCACGCGGCGAACGCTTGTAAAAGCACGAGGAAGCCGCGTTCGTCCATATTACattaggatgtgtgtgtgtgtgtgtgtgtgtgagagagagagagagagagtgtgtgtaacgTTAGTAGCCGCTGTGTCTGCTCGCGTGCCCTCACCGCTGTGCTGGCCTAAACAACTTCAGCTAACTTTTACGTGCCGCCGCGAGTTTCTGAGTTGCTCTCCGCTCCTCGTCGAGGTATTTGTCGAGGAGGTTTGGTCAGATGTTGGGGAGGTCCGGGCGGCCTCCTGTGTGGGTTTTTTCAGCTTCTGCTTGTCTTCAGGGTGGGGAGCCGAGCTTGGGGCCCCTGGGGCTCCTTAAGGGGCTCCTGGGTAAATTTAAAGAGACAGTAGCGGCTCCGTATGGGGGCCAGTCAGCCCGCCTGTGTTCTGCTTTGTTCGACTCAGCGTGTGTCTGCAATTACCTTCATAGCGCTGCCTCCCTCACACCAAATGACCGGCTAACGTCGTGCGTTtaacaaaatataatattaaatataataatgttgtatttttatatatatataaaaacaaaaatccgTGAGTACGGTCGTCTTGATAGTAGTCCTCATCTGCCGTATAAAAACACGTCTGTGGGACCTGAAATAAAcctttaattaaacatttaagaTGATAAATGAAATTAGCTTCAGGTGTGTCTTTTCCTCAGCTGTGTACACCGCTATGACCAGCATATTTTAGACCAAATACACAGCAGATTATCTCTTTTAAATAGCATATGTAGTGATAGACTTTTAGTATTATTATGATtaacagcaacaacaataataataacaacaacgtTAATAGAACTatataaaaacaacagtaataataataataattaatgaattgcacctttttatacatataatgcgTATATGAAGCCCAAAACGCCTCATATAGGCAAAATTACGTATGTTTGATTTGTGTATGttatatataacaaaaatatgCATATTTACATACGAAGGTATAACAGAATATGTCGCTAAAATGGCGTAAAAATaggaataaaaaatattattatattatatatattacaatatattataatattcagtAAAATTGAACTAATAGGAAAAAAGGTTGGACACGTGTTATCTAGTTTATATTATCTTGCAGTCTATAAATGACGCTGATAATCAGTTTCTCGATGATAATCAGTGCTTTAAAATCAGGATTTTAAGGTTGACCCAAAATAAGCCCCGTTAATCAGTCCGTTACACCTGCTGACAGCTGAACTCAGTGGTCCGGAGATACTGTCCGGTGGACCAGCGCATCGTCCCCTGGGTGGGTGAggtactgctgctttaagagcgctatctgtctgtgtattacgcagtacacacacacacacacactcgcacagagGCACACTCGGTAACAACAGCAGCACCAGGGTCCCATGGCTGTTACAGCCTGGTGCTGTAAGCTGCACGGTGGCGACAGAAAAGGCTGAAAGGCGGTAGTGGTCGCGGTGTTCAGACGGCGTGTGTTTTACTGTCGCCCACTGAGCGCTGTTTCTTCCAACATGACGCCAGATCCAGGTTCAGCACGCAGGCGCAGCAGACCGCAGGACTGAAGAGGAAGAAGGACTAGTCCGGTTACAGATCAGGCTCGACTCCAAACGCTGCTCTCATGGTGTGTTTACCCCCGCAGGGGTCTTGGGTGCTTGTATGAACCTGGTCGTATGTTTGATGTGATCTCGTGAAATCAGCGAGAGACGACTCGAACCGGATGGACGACTGATAGCAGTGACCGAGACACACGGTTTAAATGACGCCCCAGCTTTCCCATGTCAACTACATTTGTGATGGTTCACGGTATCCTCTACCTTTGCTGTTCTCTGCTCAGTAGATAGCACAGTTTCCcatatctttctttctttctttctttctttcttcctttcttttcaaCCGTGCTTCACACTTCTGCGGCTTGGCTCACACAGCAGTACTGACATTTGACTGTTATGATTTTAGTGTTTCATGAAGAATATGATGACAAATGAGCCTCATCCACCCCTGTTTGGTGGCAGACCTTTTAGACCTTTTCTTTAGTTCGGTTCGTTGTGTCAGGTGTGAACACTCCACCATGCTCAGCGAACATCTGATCTGTGGTCTGCCAAAGGTCATGGTATCGGTGCCCTTTTAAGTATAGCCTGATTTAGTTCACCGCTGTTTCATACACGTTAAGGCAGATCTGCACCAAATGGGAGCACTGGGAGGTTGCTAGCATCAGAGCATGCTTACCTCGTCTTCTAGCAACCTCCCAGTGATGGACGGTTCTGCTGTAACATTTGAGTCTTTGCAGATAGATGTTGATGTAGTTCCTGCAAGTCCAAACATGGGCTTGAGGAGACTGGTGACATTAGAGTGGGTTGTAATGATGGGACCCAGGTCCCAGTAACAAAGTATGTACTCTGAGCACATGCCGCCTGGAACCCACATAGCCCaggttccacccatgtgagccccacatgagcatgttggcctGGGAAGCATTCGGTAAATCTGACATGCCTAAGATTAAATGTCTAGTTCATTTTATTGTTATGCAAGTTGTGCCAGAGATGAACGGTCAAAAatgattgtttttcttttttgtttagtCACAGGTTACTGCGGAGTTCCTGCTTCTTCagacaaaaacaacagaaactATGCATCCATCATCATCTCAAGAGCAGCAT
This portion of the Salminus brasiliensis chromosome 9, fSalBra1.hap2, whole genome shotgun sequence genome encodes:
- the zfta gene encoding zinc finger translocation-associated protein — encoded protein: MEEEKEPKEPEPQRTEAHTQALSLIIRAVEGEATAGEPSAGEDDMTNGHIGDDSQAGLVPPACSPGTSYWSISESPNSPFLLSPIPGPSGQKPTPAKPERASRPGHSRIPGRDHRRYYHEYWRSEYLMDFDPRRHGMICMVCGSSLATLKLSTIKRHIRQKHPDSLLWSASDKEVIRSGWESHLNLEKSQRPFCSDPAVAAEPEETLDCAKHSTGKPSSAETSKRQPQPKVNKASASPPASSVQEPQGPSAQMLERYLNDSLHAWFRQEFLMEYQAEAGRLVCMVCGCPLPSLHLDHIKSHVLELHPDSLVYSAEEKHCILQTWAQTHESDPSRNYFKSEPDTKDLTVDSTVQFFPSEMDPLQDQAEPYAGGEGEPPGAAQNPNMLPHQFPNRRLKNGCPWRLRLDYLVALGPPSSPGCYCMVCSEQLPLARVSSFRKHIQDRHPETTNLSRREREDIASAWTGEEDTEESAMQTEQEKGIPGDTSAGPLPADTQTSAMKPTKQSAIKTEDRERKVTASTPHRHTHYPGKDQRRNYQVRWRMEYLMDYDCRRHGLICMVCGATLATLKVSTIKRHIQQVHPRSLDYSPEEKQQALQSYNQTALHFVHSDDCFSSSDHSHGAHANAKAKVEQTVCYST